The following proteins come from a genomic window of Yinghuangia sp. ASG 101:
- the rarD gene encoding EamA family transporter RarD gives MRETAEQRRGLWMGVAAYVLWGLFPLYWPHLRPAGAVEILAHRMVWSLVLMLVVLTVLRRWTWVRALLRDPVRLAKIGVAGITITTNWGLYIWGVNSDQVVETSLGYFINPLAFIAIGVLVLGERLRVAQWIAVGLGITAVLVLTVGYGRLPWLALVLATSFTIYGYVKKTVGLGPTESLTAETSVMFLPTAGYLAYLSWTGDGTFGKVSFGHTLLLVGAGVVTAFPLLLFGAATVRIPLSTVGMIQYLAPVFQFGVGVWIYHEAMPATRWAGFGLIWAALAVLTFDALRQARRARVVATAVVTAGSAPADPGRARDRVPRSAAPPS, from the coding sequence ATACGCGAGACGGCGGAGCAGCGGCGCGGCCTGTGGATGGGTGTCGCGGCCTACGTGCTGTGGGGGCTGTTCCCCCTCTACTGGCCGCATCTGAGGCCCGCCGGAGCGGTCGAGATCCTGGCCCACCGGATGGTGTGGTCGCTGGTCCTGATGCTCGTCGTCCTCACCGTGCTGCGGCGGTGGACGTGGGTGCGGGCGCTGCTGCGCGATCCGGTCCGCCTGGCCAAGATCGGGGTCGCCGGGATCACCATCACCACCAACTGGGGCCTGTACATCTGGGGCGTCAACTCCGACCAGGTGGTCGAGACCTCGCTCGGCTACTTCATCAACCCGCTGGCGTTCATCGCGATCGGCGTACTGGTGCTCGGCGAGCGGCTGCGCGTCGCGCAGTGGATCGCGGTGGGCCTCGGCATCACGGCCGTGCTGGTGCTGACCGTCGGCTACGGGCGCCTGCCGTGGCTCGCTCTTGTCCTCGCGACCAGCTTCACGATCTACGGCTATGTCAAGAAGACGGTCGGGCTGGGGCCGACGGAGTCGCTGACGGCCGAGACGTCGGTGATGTTCCTGCCGACCGCCGGGTACCTGGCGTACCTCTCGTGGACCGGCGACGGCACGTTCGGGAAGGTGTCGTTCGGGCACACGCTGCTGCTGGTCGGCGCGGGTGTGGTGACCGCCTTCCCGCTGCTGCTGTTCGGTGCGGCGACGGTACGCATCCCGCTGTCGACGGTCGGCATGATCCAATACCTGGCTCCGGTCTTCCAGTTCGGTGTCGGCGTGTGGATCTACCACGAGGCCATGCCGGCGACGCGGTGGGCGGGCTTCGGGCTCATCTGGGCCGCGCTCGCGGTGCTGACGTTCGACGCGCTGCGGCAGGCCCGCAGGGCCCGGGTCGTCGCGACGGCGGTGGTCACGGCCGGGAGCGCTCCAGCAGATCCAGGACGTGCGCGCGACCGTGTTCCGCGAAGCGCCGCTCCGCCATCGTGA